A section of the Primulina eburnea isolate SZY01 chromosome 1, ASM2296580v1, whole genome shotgun sequence genome encodes:
- the LOC140813730 gene encoding uncharacterized protein isoform X3 — translation MASVASPNAHFYPDKNSREPSVSRRINLRILSQQNPPEEPPHNRSSSKRGSRRELILRSSEIAVLGAIFHFRNYNPEEGRGSKNPASKEQAMKELLDVIKSTKPENFSSKITEKTDDYVRVEYESPIMGFVDDVEFWFPPGKKSMVQYRSASRLGNFDFDVNRKRIKALRLALEKKGWASENSF, via the exons ATGGCTTCCGTGGCTTCCCCTAACGCCCATTTTTACCCAGACAAAAACTCGCGTGAACCTTCAGTTTCGCGTCGAATCAACCTTCGCATACTATCTCAGCAGAACCCTCCGGAGGAGCCGCCGCACAATCGAAGTAGTAGCAAAAGGGGTAGTCGTAG GGAATTAATATTGCGGAGCAGTGAAATTGCTGTTCTCGGAGCCATCTTCCATTTCAG GAATTATAACCCGGAGGAGGGACGAGGCAGCAAAAATCCAGCAAGCAAAGAACAAGCGATGAAAGAGCTACTTGACGTG ATAAAATCTACAAAACCGgaaaatttttcttcaaaaataacaGAGAAAACAGATGATTATGTACGTGTGGAATATGAAAGCCCAATCATGGGG TTTGTTGATGATGTTGAGTTCTGGTTTCCTCCTGGGAAGAAATCAATGGTGCAGTATAGGTCTGCCTCCCGGTTGGGGAATTTTGACTTTGATGTAAACAGAAAGAGAATCAAG GCCTTGAGGCTAGCATTAGAGAAGAAGGGATGGGCCTCAGAAAATAGCTTTTGA
- the LOC140813730 gene encoding uncharacterized protein isoform X1, with the protein MASVASPNAHFYPDKNSREPSVSRRINLRILSQQNPPEEPPHNRSSSKRGSRRELILRSSEIAVLGAIFHFSLSLETTLFIGFELQTSKNPPSLALCPATNNCVSTSENVSDRSHYAPPWNYNPEEGRGSKNPASKEQAMKELLDVIKSTKPENFSSKITEKTDDYVRVEYESPIMGFVDDVEFWFPPGKKSMVQYRSASRLGNFDFDVNRKRIKALRLALEKKGWASENSF; encoded by the exons ATGGCTTCCGTGGCTTCCCCTAACGCCCATTTTTACCCAGACAAAAACTCGCGTGAACCTTCAGTTTCGCGTCGAATCAACCTTCGCATACTATCTCAGCAGAACCCTCCGGAGGAGCCGCCGCACAATCGAAGTAGTAGCAAAAGGGGTAGTCGTAG GGAATTAATATTGCGGAGCAGTGAAATTGCTGTTCTCGGAGCCATCTTCCATTTCAG TCTTTCACTGGAGACAACTCTGTTTATTGGGTTTGAACTTCAAACCTCA AAAAATCCCCCATCACTGGCTTTATGCCCTGCCACGAATAATTGTGTTTCAACTTCTGAGAATGTTAGTGATCGATCGCACTATGCCCCCCCTTG GAATTATAACCCGGAGGAGGGACGAGGCAGCAAAAATCCAGCAAGCAAAGAACAAGCGATGAAAGAGCTACTTGACGTG ATAAAATCTACAAAACCGgaaaatttttcttcaaaaataacaGAGAAAACAGATGATTATGTACGTGTGGAATATGAAAGCCCAATCATGGGG TTTGTTGATGATGTTGAGTTCTGGTTTCCTCCTGGGAAGAAATCAATGGTGCAGTATAGGTCTGCCTCCCGGTTGGGGAATTTTGACTTTGATGTAAACAGAAAGAGAATCAAG GCCTTGAGGCTAGCATTAGAGAAGAAGGGATGGGCCTCAGAAAATAGCTTTTGA
- the LOC140813730 gene encoding uncharacterized protein isoform X2, protein MASVASPNAHFYPDKNSREPSVSRRINLRILSQQNPPEEPPHNRSSSKRGSRRELILRSSEIAVLGAIFHFSGTKPNYLGVQKNPPSLALCPATNNCVSTSENVSDRSHYAPPWNYNPEEGRGSKNPASKEQAMKELLDVIKSTKPENFSSKITEKTDDYVRVEYESPIMGFVDDVEFWFPPGKKSMVQYRSASRLGNFDFDVNRKRIKALRLALEKKGWASENSF, encoded by the exons ATGGCTTCCGTGGCTTCCCCTAACGCCCATTTTTACCCAGACAAAAACTCGCGTGAACCTTCAGTTTCGCGTCGAATCAACCTTCGCATACTATCTCAGCAGAACCCTCCGGAGGAGCCGCCGCACAATCGAAGTAGTAGCAAAAGGGGTAGTCGTAG GGAATTAATATTGCGGAGCAGTGAAATTGCTGTTCTCGGAGCCATCTTCCATTTCAG TGGGACTAAGCCAAATTACTTGGGTGTACAGAAAAATCCCCCATCACTGGCTTTATGCCCTGCCACGAATAATTGTGTTTCAACTTCTGAGAATGTTAGTGATCGATCGCACTATGCCCCCCCTTG GAATTATAACCCGGAGGAGGGACGAGGCAGCAAAAATCCAGCAAGCAAAGAACAAGCGATGAAAGAGCTACTTGACGTG ATAAAATCTACAAAACCGgaaaatttttcttcaaaaataacaGAGAAAACAGATGATTATGTACGTGTGGAATATGAAAGCCCAATCATGGGG TTTGTTGATGATGTTGAGTTCTGGTTTCCTCCTGGGAAGAAATCAATGGTGCAGTATAGGTCTGCCTCCCGGTTGGGGAATTTTGACTTTGATGTAAACAGAAAGAGAATCAAG GCCTTGAGGCTAGCATTAGAGAAGAAGGGATGGGCCTCAGAAAATAGCTTTTGA